AAACGATAAGCGACAACACACCGAGCACGTCGGCACGCGATACGGGTCCCTCGGTCGCATGAAGCGCCTCGCGAAATGCATAAATGGGGCTGGTGCCGATATCTCCATAGACGACGCCGAGCGCTCCAAGCATCAACAGCTTTGTGCTTTGTGGCTCAGTTTTGGGGGAATCGGCGCTGTCTCCTGGCCCTAGGCCGTTACCAGTCGTGGCAAAGTCCATAAAATGTTGCCCTTGGCCTTCTTGCTCTTGCTTTGCCCAAATAGGCAGGCCGCGCGAATGCAATACAGCTGTAGGCTGCCTTGCAAGACGGCTGACTTTTGCGCCATGCGACACGCGGGACTCTCCGCTGTCAACCCATTCCGTTGCAAGCAGTGGCCGTGCGACCAGCGAGTTGAAGCCTCACAGACCGGCCGCTCGTCGCTCGAACGTGTAGGCCAACGCGATCGAGGGTTTGCGACAGCACCTGTACGCGCTGGCCATCGTCTATTTTGGCGCCTATGGCCGCAAGACACTTGTCTATTCGCCAGAGGAGGAAATCGCCGTCAAGCAGCGCGAGGGTGCTGCCTCGATGTTGGCCGGAAAGGCCTACGGGCCCGGCCGCATAGACTCCTGCGGGATGGCAACAACAGGCCCAGCCCTAAAGGTCGAGGTCCTCGTGCTTGTTTTGAGAGATAAGTTCGAGGATCCGTCTCCTGACCAGTTCGCGCGATTCCGAGCGGACGAACGGCATCAGGAGTTCCACCGTCTCCTCCAGTTTCACAGGATCGTCTGCATGAGGATCAGTCAGGTAATGGCCATGCGCGTAGATGTTATCCGTTAGCCTTTTGTTCAGGTCAGAGAAAAATCCCATCGCCTTCTTCTCCTAGTCAAGTTCCGCTTTCGCTGGGTGGTGATCCAGACGAATGTTTTCGACTCGATCCAGCCGAGACATTAGCGCTTCTTGAGGTCACGCTCACGGCAGGCCGGCAATCTGTAGGCGGTAGGCTGCCCGGCCGACTATATCATCTCGGACGATCTTTTAGGAACAGGCCGAGCTAGCGGTAGAAGATGGTCTATCTCGATCGGAACGGAGCGCCAGGATCGACCTCAGCAGAAACGCCATGTTTGTGACCTGAAGTCACACTTCCGGACCGCGCAAGCGCCCTTTCGGCGAGCCTAAGATGTCGACGCTTATGAAAAGTAGCTGTTGCCCAGCGCGTAATTCCATAGAAAGCCAAGCCGAAGAAAATGCCGAGGGGAACCCCGCCGAGTGTCATCGGCTTCAAGAGCGGTTCCCATAAATGCACGACATCGACTGTTCGCAGCAGATCCCCGAAATGGAGAGGTACAAGCGAGCCTGGATTTCTGCCGTCGAGAATGAGCCTGCCAACGGCGAGGCTCGCGGCCCAGATGAAAGGAAATGTGATCGGATTGCCGACCGCGGTACCCAATGCCGAAGCAGCCAGATTGCCTCTGATAAACAGCGCAACAATAGCGGCGATGATGAAATGCAAGCCCACGAACGGCAAGAACGATGCGAATACTCCGGCCGCCACCCCCGCAGCAACCGCATGAGGCGCGGCGGTTAGGCGGAGGATTCGTTTTGCAAAGTAGCGAGCCGACCGCCCAAATGATCTGGTTGGCCAAAAGAGTCCCTTGGCCATGCTCCAAAGGTTCGCCCGCTTTCTCCTTTTGAAGAGCATTTTGTTGGCTCGCGCCGTCTGCGTCATTTCGGTCGAAGGCAGTCGGATTATGCCAGAGTGGAACTGGGTTGGGAACTCAAGCCTGGTCATCAGCGCAAGTGGTGAACGCCGGCGCCCTCTACCTCAACCCCAGGGGACGCCAGCACCTTGGGCTGGCGTTTTCGGCGCCGGCACGCTCGAACACCACCAAATCCATGAGCCAAACATCGGTGCTGGTGTCACCCATAGAACGACCAAAGTAACCGTGGTCAAAGTCGTTCGAGCGATAGGATCATGAAGCTTGCTTTTGGGAACGATGACCTTATCTAGCTGGCACGGCGTGTGCTGCGTGCGCCCGGGCTCGCCCCGACTACGGAGAACGATAGAACCGTTTTTCATAGGAGCGCGACGATCCCCAAGCTCAAGTCGATACTTCGCGAATTCCTCGAAGGCGAGGCGGCCGGCGGCATCATCCTGATGGCTGCCGCGGCACTTGCCCTCATCGTCGCCAACTCGCCCTTGGCCGAAACCTATTTCTCCGCCCTCCACGCCTATCTCGGGCCGCTCAGCGTCTCGCACTGGATCAATGACGGGCTGATGGCGGTGTTCTTCCTGCTGGTCGGGCTGGAGATCAAGCGCGAGATGCTGGACGGCCAGCTCTCCACCTGGCCGCGGCGCGTGCTGCCGGGCATTGCAGCGGCCGGCGGCATGGTGGTTCCAGCGCTGGTTTATGTCGTCATCAACCACGACAACGCCGCTGCGCTGTCCGGCTGGGCGATCCCGACCGCCACCGACATCGCCTTTGCCCTTGGTGTCTTGTCGCTGCT
The nucleotide sequence above comes from Mesorhizobium sp. 131-2-1. Encoded proteins:
- a CDS encoding DUF2062 domain-containing protein, with protein sequence MAKGLFWPTRSFGRSARYFAKRILRLTAAPHAVAAGVAAGVFASFLPFVGLHFIIAAIVALFIRGNLAASALGTAVGNPITFPFIWAASLAVGRLILDGRNPGSLVPLHFGDLLRTVDVVHLWEPLLKPMTLGGVPLGIFFGLAFYGITRWATATFHKRRHLRLAERALARSGSVTSGHKHGVSAEVDPGAPFRSR